One bacterium genomic window, AAATAATTCCAGGACATATACATCTGAATAGAATTACAGAAGCAGTAAAAGCAGGAGTAAGAATGGCAGGTGGAACTCCTGTTGAATTTGGTGTTATAGGAGTTTGTGATGGAATTGCAATGGGTCATATCGGGATGAAATACAGTTTAGTTTCAAGAGAAACTATTGCTGATAGTGTTGAAATAATGGCACAGGCACATCAATTTGACGGAATTGTTATGATAGCAAGTTGTGATAAGATTGTACCCGGAATGTTAATGGCTTTATTAAGATTAAATATTCCAGGAATTTTTATTAGTGGTGGGCCTATGTTATGCGGAATTCTACCTGATGGAAAAGAAATTGATTTAATAAGTGTTTTTGAAGGTATTGGAAAATTTTTGAATAAAGAAATAACAGAAGAACAACTGAAATTAATTGAGGAAAGAGCATGTCCTGGAGCAGGAAGTTGTGCAGGAATGTTTACAGCAAATTCAATGAACTGTTTATCGGAAGCACTTGGACTTGCTTTACCTGGAAATGGAACAATACCAGCTGTTGATGCAAGAAGAATAAGATTAGCAAAATATACAGGCATGAAAATTGTTGAACTTGTCAATAAGAACCTAAAACCCCTTGACATTATAAAATTTGAAAGTTTTAAAAATGCAATTGTAGTTGATATGGCTATTGGAGCCTCCACTAATACAGTTCTTCATCTACCCGCAATTGCAAATGAAGCAGGAATTAAACTTGACCTTGAAATTTTTGATAAATTAAGCAGAATTACCCCTAATATTTGTAAACTCTCTCCTGCATCAAATCAGCATATCCAAAATCTTGATAGAGCGGGCGGAATCTCAGCAGTTATGAAAGAACTAAGTAAAAAGGGATTGATTGAAGAAGGTTGTTTGACAGTAAGTGGTAAAAAAATTGGTGATATAATAAAAAGAGCAGAAATATATGACAGAAATGTTATAAAAGATATTAAAAGTCCTTATATGAAAGAAGGTGGAATTGCTATTCTTAAAGGTTCTCTTGCTCCCTCCGGTGCAGTAGTTAAACAATCAGCGGTGAAAGAAAATATGCTCAAGTTTACAGGAAAAGCAATTGTTTTTGATTGTGAAGAAGATGCTATGAATGCAGTAATTGAAGGTAAAATAAAAGAAGGTGTGATAGTTATAAGATATGAAGGTCCTAAAGGTGGTCCAGGAATGAGAGAAATGCTTTCAATAACTTCAGCAATAAGCGGAAAAGGGTTAGAAGAAAAAGTTGCTTTAATCACAGATGGAAGATTTTCAGGAGGTACAAGAGGACCCTGTATTGGACATGTAAGTCCTGAAGCAGCAGAAGGAGGTCCGATTGCTTATGTAAAAAACGGAGATATTATTGAAATAAATATACCTGAAAGAAAAATAGAATTAAAGGTAAGTAAAGATGAAATGGAAAAGAGAAAAAAAGAAATGAAAATTTTAAAAAAAGAATTAAGAGGAGTGCTTGCAAGATATGCAAAACTTGTTAAATCGGCAAATACAGGAGGGATACTTGAATGAAAGGACTTGAAAAAGAAATTGCAAAAAAGGGAATTATAAGTGAGGCAGTTAAAAAGATAGCAAAAGAGGAAGGACTTGAAGAAGAAGAACTTGCAAAAAAAGTAAGTGAAGGGAAAATCATCATTTTAAAACATAAAGATAAAGTTGTTGGTATTGGGGAAGGATTAAGAACAAAAATAAATGCGAATATTGGGACATCTCCCGATGTCTGTGACATAAAACTTGAGTTAGAAAAATTAAAGATTGCTGAAAAATATGGAACAGATACAGTTATGGATTTAAGCACAGGAGGAAATATTGATGAAATAAGAAAAAAAATTTTAAAAGAAAGTAATGTCCCAGTGGGAACAGTTCCGATTTATCAGGCAGGGATAGAAGCGATAAAGGAAAAAGGTGGAATAATAAAGATGAATGAGGATAAAATTTTTGAAACAATAGAAAAACAAGCAGAAGATGGAGTAAGTTTTGTTACAGTTCATTGTGGAGTAAATTTAAAGACAATTGAACGACTTAAAAAAAATC contains:
- the ilvD gene encoding dihydroxy-acid dehydratase produces the protein MRSDNIKKGYVRAPHRSLLKAIGLTDEEIERPIIGIANSGNEIIPGHIHLNRITEAVKAGVRMAGGTPVEFGVIGVCDGIAMGHIGMKYSLVSRETIADSVEIMAQAHQFDGIVMIASCDKIVPGMLMALLRLNIPGIFISGGPMLCGILPDGKEIDLISVFEGIGKFLNKEITEEQLKLIEERACPGAGSCAGMFTANSMNCLSEALGLALPGNGTIPAVDARRIRLAKYTGMKIVELVNKNLKPLDIIKFESFKNAIVVDMAIGASTNTVLHLPAIANEAGIKLDLEIFDKLSRITPNICKLSPASNQHIQNLDRAGGISAVMKELSKKGLIEEGCLTVSGKKIGDIIKRAEIYDRNVIKDIKSPYMKEGGIAILKGSLAPSGAVVKQSAVKENMLKFTGKAIVFDCEEDAMNAVIEGKIKEGVIVIRYEGPKGGPGMREMLSITSAISGKGLEEKVALITDGRFSGGTRGPCIGHVSPEAAEGGPIAYVKNGDIIEINIPERKIELKVSKDEMEKRKKEMKILKKELRGVLARYAKLVKSANTGGILE